taaaacttcataaatcttctcctctgaacttacttggactagagcttagatatttggcatgattcatcgtctagtggacctctacaaagattgttcaaattatggcctgagggtcaaaattggccccgcccccttggggggtcatgggttttctctatatgtttatagtgaaaacttcaaaaatcatctcctctgaacttacgtggcttagagcttagatatttggcatgattcatcgtctagtggacctctacaaagtttgttcaaattatggccctgaggtcaaaattggccacaccccggggctgatgggttttctctatatgtgttatagtgaaaacttaaaaaatcttctccgaactcacaaagacaagtaacgtcttaatttaaactggataacatatttagtacacataccaattttcaatatgggccacatacaacaattaataacaaatatacatatatagatacacacgtaaaatcaagtagtgacaagagcttagatatttggcatgatatatcatctagttgacttgtaccaatattgttcaatctttggccctggggtcaaaaaatggccccacccgggcggtcatgggtttccttatatatgtatatgatgaaaacttaaaaaatcttcttctccgaaaccaaaaggcgaaggccttagatatttggtatgaagcagcgtttatcggaccactattaagatttttcaaactttagccctggggtcaaaattggccacgccccgtgttcataggcttaggttttcaatatttgtatataatggaagaatgtgcaatatatgacaggtgagcgattcagggccatttggccctcttgttgaGTCATGGCATGTTTATGATTGTTTCATTTAGGATCCGGCATCACAGTGACTGCAGCGAACATCATGGTGGGCCGCTACTTCCGGACGCGGCGAGAGCTAGCGGAAATGGTGATGGTGTCGGGCACTGGCGCGGGCGCCGCCCTTCTAGCCTTCATCATGGACGAGCTCATCAGGTCAGTTCCGTTAagattagggatgcaaacgaatattcgaatattcgaatatttgatcaaaggtttggtattcgaatgtcaaaatcggtattcgaatattcgatgttttgttgtcgcataaatataataataaaccttttgcctatagctctgttgttttgtttaaagttcgttagttttgtttttacaaccaCTGGCCAATactgccagaggtgtgaatgtaatacactaaacacgcgcCATATGTCATTtcgggacatatcgtcgggtaccaTAAAAAAAAaccgtaattttacaataactgccttaataaaacaagtgacacacaaaatcaattattttcggttAGTTTGAATGCCTTTGCCAATTAAGGAATacactagttcccgagttggtttggttttccatagttttatttagtagaggtcaatcccagaacgaggctgctcgtaCTATGGAAATTCCTTATATTGGCGCAGGACGCCATTTGATCACAAGTTtacgttgtttacaaatatgaaggcagaggaatataaataaaaatattttgcttttctcTGTTCATTatgtattactttttgtctttctaAAATGAGGAATTTCAGAGACTCATTTGGTGACATTCAGGTTTTGCCGCGCGTAGTGGTTACGACAAAGAAGGGCTAAAATGCCAAGCTATTACTTTAGTGAATattataatagtttactacaactttaaaatatgtttttttttggttatcgaatattcgttcgaaagaattaccaaatattcgaatatcaattttgccattcgtttgcatccctagttaaGATAGATCACTCATTGAACATCAGAAACTAAAACATTGAACGCTATACAATTGTTGAATTAAGATTTTGCAGCTTTGGttatcgattttttttcttgagtcatatattcaaaaaagtataACTAAAAACCGATtacttgtttaatgtttttttctttcatttattgttgttgatgttgaaCGTCTGTTTGTGTACACAGGAAGTTACGTTGGGAGCATGCAATGCACGCGATCGCGGGTGTGTCGGCGGTAACGATGGTGGCTGGCGCATTGTACCGGTCCGCGTCCCTCTACCACCCCCGCCGGAACGTGATCATGCACATCAAGAACCAGAAGAAGTGCCGCCGGGAACGAGATCAGGTTTGTACCGCCCGCTGCCTAATTTAATACGAGTAAATTTTTCTACATGCGAGATATTTTcgagagaaaaaacaacattattttcattttacagatttggaataatatacattgtaatataatttataatgatattggttttttttgtgtgtagacatgtttaattataatcGTTCGTGATAAGAGAAGAAATGGAGATGCTGTCGGCTTTTATATGCTTTAGATCTTTATGATAAATCTCTCTTTTGATTCgtacatttttaaattagaCAAACACTTGAAACAAGTCTTTGCTCTTCTAGGAAAAGCCTCCGTACTTCGACTTTGCTGCTTTACGCATGCGGGCACTACAGGGCATCATGGTGACAGTTGCTGTGATCGGGCTTGGAATGCACGTGCCCTACATTCTTCTGGTACGTTTCGCAGTATAGAAATGACTTTGTGACAGTCAGTAATGGACTGCAGTATTCAAATGGAATTAATGTTGATAAATGTGCAAGACATTTTATGCTATTTCAACTCTTTTTTACGCACATTTGCAGCTGCAGACGGCCAGACAGCGGGAAATACCCGAGGACTCGTTGATGCACCTGAACGTTTATCTCGGGGCCGGCTATGTGGTAGGCTGCTACGTGTTCGGATATCTCGTAATCCGAAACAGCGCTGAGTGCTCAATTAGTAGAAGACACCTCGCACAGTCGTGCGTCCTCGCGAGCGGCTTGTGTACACTGTTGTTCGTCATGGCACGTGATATGCACGCGTTTTCGCTGTACGCGTGGCTGTACGGGATCACTTCCGGTGGCTATTACTACACAGTGAAGATGTACACGTACGGAATCCTCAAGGAGAGGATCATGGAACGGGGCTGGGGATTCGTTAATgctgctcaaatattgtctttccTACTTGGTCCGCCTCTTGCCAGTAAGGAGAAATAACTCGTACCATACAAGCTAGTAATCGACAGTATTTATTTCACTTGCATcgttatacattattatttatttttattttcacagttaggcaacataattatttttttttatgatttactaggtgttaataataaaattcagtatatttttttcgaaattttattatttcctttttttaaaatgccaGTATGTGATAAGAACTGTAACAAATGACGCAAACGCATTCTGCCCTATATTTCAGTTTATCTCAACGAGTCCTACAGCAGCGAGATTGCGTGTTACGTGTTCTCTGGGTGTGTGATGGTGGTGGGCGGTCTCATGTTCTACTGCATGCCGCTGTTCGAGCGGCACCCCTCCAACCAGGATATCGTCCAACACTACCAGAGCGCCTGCTCCAAGAACACCACTGAGGCCGCCGCCCTGCTCGACCTGGACCTTACCAACGCCATGGTGACCAAGCCTCTGAACAATGTACAGTTTATTGTGTCTCCTTCTAGGATGAAACATAACCATGGTAAAGACACGAGCAAAATACAAATGCAGTGCTTTATTCAGCATAGAGACAAAGAGAAACCAAAACAAATTGTGCTTTCACGGATAACTGAGGAGAAGGAGGGCCTGCGGCTAGACTTTAATGAGGTATCCTACATCAGCACCAACTCCAAGTCCTGCTCTGACGCCAGCGGCCGCCGAAAGTCCCTCTCGGACCGGGACCTGTGCTTCTCGAGCGGGGACAACAACGGGTCGGAGATTCCGTCCGAGGGGGTCGCCTCCCACCAAACCGACCGCTCCAAGGGCAGCCATGCGTCGCGTGCTGAGTGCAAGTTCCGGCGGAGCTCGGATAATGTGAAGCTTGAGTTCTTTGACCCACCCTCCCAGGAGAAAGAGTCCACCGCAACCGTCTCTTACGACAGCGACCTTTACATTAACCTCTGTGAAGCTCAAGTATAATATTTAACGGTCGCTTGTCACTCAGCATTTGTTATGATTATATTAAACTAAATTGTATATATGGGTGTACATACATATGGATAATCTGTGTCTTACATGTGCATATCTTTTCTGAGAAATGCGCAAGGACCAACGTGGAACGGACAACGCGTAGTTGCTGATTCTGTTCACTGGATATACAGCTGTTGTGTTTTATGCTCCAATTTCATACAtgaattattacttttattttgaatattaagtGATTGTGTTGATACTGCCTTTCATTATATCTctagatatattttcaaaaaagttaatCGGTACGTATATTTTATATGGCAAGGTATCATTCAGAAGAGTTACTACCACATAAGCGAATCCTtcaaaacattcttaaaaatatatatttcagctCTTGTAAAGAAAGTAGAGTCAAGTTGTCTTCGTAACGTTTTAAAGTGTACTCCGATACGAAAAACAACCTAAAGAAGGATATAAATAACGTATGATGTGTAATTTTATACACACGTGATGTGTAATTGCCATGTTTATATGGGATCCCATATTGCTTTGTTAAAGTGCTTTTGAGTATGGCTTCACAATAATGTATAAGCCTAATGTTTCGCGGTCGACATACGATTTACTGTCGAGTACTTTACAGATATCACAAATGTTCTACTTTTTGGTAGACAAAAACGAAGACAAGCTGTCACTGTGTTGATGGTTAAAATTctttattgcttttaaataattaCTGTTTTGATCTCAAACTGGAATGAAGTACACTCATATTTAGTACATTTATTCATGTGTTTATGCCCCTGTTATGTGGACAATTTGATTTTCCGCTGTAGTTTTACTGATAGACATCTGGGACAAAATTCTCCCTTTTCTGGTGGACACCTGCGACAAAACACTTCTTCATTGCCATTACTGGACACCTGGGACGAAGCGATGCCTCATTGCCTCTTCTGATAGACAGCTGGTAAAAAGTGCTGCGTCATGGCCTCCTCATGTGGGCATCTTGGAGAAAATGTTGCTCCTTTCCCTCTGCTGGCGGACACTTGGGTAAAAAAGATGCGCCTTTCAATCTGCTGGCGGACACCTGGGTCAAAAAGCTGCTTTTCCTCTGCTGGGGGACACTAGGGTCAAAAAGCTGCTTTTTCCTCTGCTGGGGGACATTAGGGTCAACAAGCTGCTTTTTCCTCTGCTGGCAGACTTCTGGATCAAAAAGGCACTCCTTTCCCTCTTGTGGCGGACACCTGGGTCAAAAAAGGTGCGTTTTTCATTCTACTGGTGGACATCTTGGTCAAAAAAGCTGCTCCCTTTCCTCTGCTGGTGGATACCTGGTAAAAACAGATGCTCCTTTCCCTCTGCTGGCAGACACCTAGGTAAAAAAGCTGTTCCATTCCCTTTGCTGGTGAACACCTTGGTCAAAAAAGCTGCTCCTTTCCCTCTGCTGGCGGACACCTGGTAAACAATGATGCTCTTTTCCCTCTGCTGGCGGACACCTGTGTCAAAAAAGATGCTCCTTTTCCTCTGCTGGCCGACACCTgggtaaaaaaaaactgttccaTTCCCTCTGCTGGCGGACACATGGGTTAAAAAAGCTTATTCTCTCCCTCTCAAAAAAGAATGCGCCTTTCATTCTGCTGGTGGACACCTGGGTCAAAAAAAGCTTATTCTTTCCCTCTGCTGGCGGACACCTGGGTAAAAAAGCTACTCCTTTCCCTCTGCTGGCGGACACATGAGACGAAATGCTCCTTCAAAAACTGTACTGGCGGACACCTTGGTCAAAAAAGTTGCCCCATCCCTTTAACTTCTGAGCGTTTTGCATGTCGTTGGAATTTTGCATATCACCCCTTTGTAGAATTCCAAGAGAGTGAAAGCTTTTCTACGGAGATAGTCTTTATTCAATGGAGCATTCAGCGTCTGCTTGTCAAAATGTAAATGGCTGACACAGGGTTATACTTTTAAAGCCCTTCACACAAAATTATGTTAGTATCCATGTACTAAATTCGATATAAAAGGGTGCAACACCTGCTCATTGCAATATTGAATGAGCTGAATGTTAATGGAACCTAGAGAGAGTTTCAgttacaaacattatttttcaagtatgttaatagaaaaaataacacacaatCCTTCCTTTGTTAGATGTAGCTGAAATtatgttgataatgttttaaCGGACTTGTCTTGAAGACGGGTTACTTTTCAATGAATTATGAAATGCTGTTAAATAATGTCGTAACATTTGTTCATATGACTACAAAATTAAAGAATACCTTTATCTAGAATACTTTGTGTTACTTGATAAAAAGCCAAGACGACACTTCTGTGTAAAATGTCCCCTACCGTTACGTGTAGAATGTCCCCATCCGTGACGCTTAGAATGTCTGCTATCGTTACGTATAGAATGTTTCTTTCTGTTAGGTGTAGATTGTACCCTACCATTACGTGTAGAATGTCCCCTATAATAACGTGTAGAATTTCCTAACCGTTACGTTAAGAATGCCCCATACCATTACGTGTAGAATGTCCCCAACCGTTACGTGTAGAATATCCGCTGTCGTTACATTTAGAAAAACTCTACCGTACCATGTAGAATGTTCCCTACCGTTACGTGTAGTCAATGTCCTCTACCATTACGTGTTGAATGTCCTCTACCGTTACCTGAAGAATGTCCCCTACCGTTCATGAAGAATGTCCCCTACCGTTACCTGAAGAATGTCCCCTACCGTTCATGTAGAATGTCCCCTACCGTTCATGTAGAATATCCCCTACCGTTCATGTAGAATGTCCCCTACCGTTACCTGA
The DNA window shown above is from Mya arenaria isolate MELC-2E11 chromosome 6, ASM2691426v1 and carries:
- the LOC128238763 gene encoding monocarboxylate transporter 12-like, whose translation is MRMKMQARKEISMLHGDAKPVTRIDFGDHYPEGGWGWTVVAAATVVYILCNGIHFAFSSLLVILVDGTFNVHVDVVDAVWLGSIGMGVASLLSPVVTTVCRRKSPRLYAVIGGLVVSLGCLFFSFAEEVFHLFISYCVVLAIGSGITVTAANIMVGRYFRTRRELAEMVMVSGTGAGAALLAFIMDELIRKLRWEHAMHAIAGVSAVTMVAGALYRSASLYHPRRNVIMHIKNQKKCRRERDQEKPPYFDFAALRMRALQGIMVTVAVIGLGMHVPYILLLQTARQREIPEDSLMHLNVYLGAGYVVGCYVFGYLVIRNSAECSISRRHLAQSCVLASGLCTLLFVMARDMHAFSLYAWLYGITSGGYYYTVKMYTYGILKERIMERGWGFVNAAQILSFLLGPPLAIYLNESYSSEIACYVFSGCVMVVGGLMFYCMPLFERHPSNQDIVQHYQSACSKNTTEAAALLDLDLTNAMVTKPLNNVQFIVSPSRMKHNHGKDTSKIQMQCFIQHRDKEKPKQIVLSRITEEKEGLRLDFNEVSYISTNSKSCSDASGRRKSLSDRDLCFSSGDNNGSEIPSEGVASHQTDRSKGSHASRAECKFRRSSDNVKLEFFDPPSQEKESTATVSYDSDLYINLCEAQV